A DNA window from Engystomops pustulosus chromosome 6, aEngPut4.maternal, whole genome shotgun sequence contains the following coding sequences:
- the LOC140135099 gene encoding membrane-spanning 4-domains subfamily A member 4A-like isoform X1 produces the protein MSAINTDGEGVVIISQERPKTDQVNVPEGLSYKALSTIPKPLVTFYKGEPEVLGTVQIFVGIIFISFGIIFWIMCKKICRYIINITYTRLLMWSGALYIISGSISLAASSKPTIRKVRASLVMHMISIAAASFEILMILTIFPSPLYIPRYIADDWFCAYYKTNMKCIGAFNTQVCIGGLIVFFFLLTLLIFCITISTSVFACRTVCRSSYNETSVIIYQSTPVISPEESPSATVTLDA, from the exons ATGTCTGCAATCAACACAGACGGAGAAGGTGTTGTTATTATCTCACAAGAAAGACCTAAAACTGATCAAGTGAATGTACCAGAAGGACTGTCATACAAAGCTCTGTCCACCATACCCAAGCCTTTAGTCACATTTTACAAGGGAGAACCTGAAGTTCTTGGT acTGTTCAAATATTTGTAGGAATTATTTTTATCTCCTTCGGTATCATCTTTTGGATTATGTGTAAGAAGATTTGCCGTTACATAATCAATATAACATACACCCGTTTACTCATGTGGTCTGGTGCACTG taTATTATTTCTGGATCAATTTCACTGGCTGCTTCAAGTAAACCAACAATAAGAAAG GTGAGGGCTAGTTTGGTGATGCACATGATCAGTATTGCTGCAGCGTCTTTTGAAATCTTGATGATCTTAACAATATTTCCTTCACCACTTTATATTCCAAGATACATTGCAGATGATTGGTTTTGTGCATATTATAAAACAAATATGAAATGCATTGGAGCTTTTAATACACAG gtGTGCATAGGTGGGCTCATAGTGTTCTTCTTTTTACTAACCCTGTTAATATTTTGCATCACCATATCTACATCAGTATTTGCATGCAGGACTGTTTGCCGTTCATCTTACAATGAAACA AGTGTGATCATCTATCAGTCTACACCTGTGATATCACCAGAAGAATCTCCTTCCGCCACAGTTACTCTGGACGCCTGA
- the LOC140135099 gene encoding membrane-spanning 4-domains subfamily A member 4A-like isoform X2, with protein sequence MSAINTDGEGVVIISQERPKTDQVNVPEGLSYKALSTIPKPLVTFYKGEPEVLGYIISGSISLAASSKPTIRKVRASLVMHMISIAAASFEILMILTIFPSPLYIPRYIADDWFCAYYKTNMKCIGAFNTQVCIGGLIVFFFLLTLLIFCITISTSVFACRTVCRSSYNETSVIIYQSTPVISPEESPSATVTLDA encoded by the exons ATGTCTGCAATCAACACAGACGGAGAAGGTGTTGTTATTATCTCACAAGAAAGACCTAAAACTGATCAAGTGAATGTACCAGAAGGACTGTCATACAAAGCTCTGTCCACCATACCCAAGCCTTTAGTCACATTTTACAAGGGAGAACCTGAAGTTCTTGGT taTATTATTTCTGGATCAATTTCACTGGCTGCTTCAAGTAAACCAACAATAAGAAAG GTGAGGGCTAGTTTGGTGATGCACATGATCAGTATTGCTGCAGCGTCTTTTGAAATCTTGATGATCTTAACAATATTTCCTTCACCACTTTATATTCCAAGATACATTGCAGATGATTGGTTTTGTGCATATTATAAAACAAATATGAAATGCATTGGAGCTTTTAATACACAG gtGTGCATAGGTGGGCTCATAGTGTTCTTCTTTTTACTAACCCTGTTAATATTTTGCATCACCATATCTACATCAGTATTTGCATGCAGGACTGTTTGCCGTTCATCTTACAATGAAACA AGTGTGATCATCTATCAGTCTACACCTGTGATATCACCAGAAGAATCTCCTTCCGCCACAGTTACTCTGGACGCCTGA